The Choloepus didactylus isolate mChoDid1 chromosome 7, mChoDid1.pri, whole genome shotgun sequence genome segment CAAGGCCACGGTTCAGACAAACCTCACGTCTCGCTGAGGTTTATCTGGCAAGATCTGCAAGAAACTCTCCAGATACCTGGCAATTAAGGAGAGCTGCAGATTACACTATCTTCATCTGGAATATACTTCACACTTAGCAGGACCACTGGTAATTATAGGGCAACCTGAACTTAGCTTCAGAAGATGGAGATGATGAGGTAGTTTCTCAGTAACCACATCAGGGCGATTTTATAATTACTGAGCTACATGGAGTTGCCATGAAATTGAATAGTTAAAAGCAAAGAGTAATTGCCTGATATCTGTACTCTGTAATTTAGTATAATCTAATCATGGACAAAGCCCaaaagaaaatgttctgaaagCATTACATTTTTCTTCATACACAATTTGTTATTGACATTGTGTAAGGTATTCCATGCCTCTGAAAGAACGCTTACCCACAGATATCAAAGAGTGAGAATCCAGAAGAGTGAGAGTTTCATTTGATTTTCAGCAGATTATGAAAAGCAGGTGACATAACTGCTCATTAAACCCATTTTGGCATTTCTCTTGACTCTTTATTTGCCCCCTTCATTGACACACCCCCAAACCcagagagagatgaaaaaatgACCCTCCTCTTCCACAGGGAACTGAGACCATGCAACAAGAAGCTGGGTGATCCTCGGATGGATGCAACGGTCATTGTATTAAAATCTGAGCCTCAAATGGCACCCATTTGTCCCCCCTCCTCAACTGCACTCTCCCAGTGCCCTTCCCAGGGTGATAGCAGTGGTGAGGTGACTCTAGGGAAGCCCAGAATAGCTGAGAGGGATGCAAGAGGGCCACGGTGGAGTGGATCAAGGACTAGTCCGTGATTCCCAAGCAACTTTGAGGACCTGATAAATATGTGCAGGGCTTTTAGCAGGAGAATGGAACCCACTAAAAGATTTATGGCTGCTCTTATTATAAGCTCTGCTGAGACAGAGAGAGGTCAGCAGGACAGAAGGCAGCAAAACATCCCCCCAGGAACTCAGAGCGTCCTCTGAGCAGCCCCTCACCTCTGCTAAATGTGTAGATGTGGTTACAAGTAGATTTCGACATCGGAgcttgtttttcctcttctgaTTTTAAACTATCAGGAGAACCAACCACAGCCTGAGCTCACTAAAAATCCCCACAACAAAGTGATGAGAAAAAAGGGCACACAGGGTAGCTGTTGACTTTGCAAGGTTgcccttttctttaaaatgtgtcttCCCATCATCGACAGGTCCAGCATAAGAACCACACTGGAGACACATCAAGGCAGACTCAGAGAACCCCGAAAGGGCCCCGGGGGCAGCTGCCTGCTGACAAGGAGCAGCAGTGGCCAAGATGCACTGAGGTCAAGCCCTTCAGAGGAGAAGCTAAAAGTTTTAGTGAAGGAGGTGTGCATGGATGGTtgtgtggagaaaaataaaaagccaaaaacCTACTTCACTGAAGTGGGTAAAAGGGCCTTGGGGGTGGAGACAGTTGATGGAGGACTGAGGAGGGATTACAAACCCAGGGAAGTGGCAGCACTGGAGCCAGGAGTCTGTGAGAAAAACAGAGGCTGGAGGCCCAGGAGGTTTCTTTTCCGTGGGGTCAACAACAGAgcagaggggctggggaagggaagAATTGACAAGGCAAGTATACTGTCAGTGGTTGGCGCTGCCTGGGTCCCTGTGCGCACACCGAAGGCCCATTAGACCCAGCCAGATGAGGCCATCATTGGCCAAAAGCTACAGTGGAGGCAAAAGGAGGGGCCTGGGTAACATGGGAGGCAAAAGACCACTGCTGCAAATACAGTGGGTTCCAGGCTCGATGGGACAGAGCAGGGTTCACAGGGGAGAGGGCTGTGGCTCATTCAGTCCCGGCTCTGTGTAGCAGAGGAAGCATCCCCAAACACAGGGAAAGCTGACAAAGCCCACCCTGTGTACCACCACTGAGGGTGGCTCCAGCTCAGCTCATATTTTCAAATTGCCCTGAGATCCGTTGTGATGAAATACACCATAACTCTGTGAAATGCTGTAATGTTAACTTTGTTTAAGCATCAGTTTCAAACCCTCTTAGAATACACAGGGCTAGTACTGGTGCAGAAAGGCtcattctttatatattgaaCTGCACAGCTGCAAGAAGTTGCACAAATGTTACCAACTCATTTGTCATGCAAACAGTgcttcagaaagaaataaaatactattaTGTGGTATATGTGTTAGGCAATCACTATATCAAATTCATGGCATTCCGTGCAAACAcaggcagagaaaaggaaaacaacactTGGTGAGAGAAATCGCACCACATGGGAGCAGCTAAGTCGGGGGAGATGGGAGGCTAACAACGGAAGCCAGAACAAACCCAGGCTATAATTTTCCCAGCCATTGTGGCCAGGGTTGAATGCCCCTGTGGTAAAGCAAGTGGCAGGAGCACAAAACATTGATAGAGGGTCCTTGCCAGGGACCCAGGGAGGGCAGGAGAGAAGACAACGGATGGGCCTGTGGGGGCAGAGCTCCTAAATGGGAGGGGTAAAAATGGACTGGAACCTATAAGGCAGGCAATAAATGTTTGGGAAAAGGAGTTGATGAGGGATGTGGAAGGAATacaaagagagggagggagatggcAGGAAATCTATGAACTCTAGACCTACTTCCATTTGACACCAAGTTCCACACTTCCTTCAGGGAGTTCCTTGCTAAGAGCCTTCGAATAACCAAATGGGTGCCCAGCCGGAGGCCCTACACAGCTCTGCTGCATTAGAGATGGAGGTTAAGTATAAATACTCATgagcatgtgccaggcactgttctaagcacccTACACAAATTACCCCTTCTAATATGCAAGGCAACCTTATGAGGTGTCTAGCAAACCGGCAGAAATGTTAATTGGATAGGCTCACACATCTAATAGGGGTGGACTTGGGATTCGAACTGAAACTTTCTCACTCCGGAGTTCTGTCCTAAACCACGACTGACAGCAACAAGACTGTGTCTCTGGGGTTTCCCCTACCCATCTCTCCCTATGAAAACTCCACTACCTAGCCACACAGCCTCCTCTGACAAGCCAGGCTGGAGATCCTTGAGGGCCGCGTATATCCTAGGGCAGGCACCCACTGGATGCTCGATGTGGGCCGGGGGAGCGGCAAGGAGAACAAAGGCCGGCCAGCCCTGACTCGAAGTCAGGACCGATTCTCAGAGCATGCCTGCGGTCCCCTCCACCACCCAAACTAACCCCTTCCCTGGGCGCAGAAGGGATCACACGGAGAAAGACAGATGCTCCCGTCCTCCACACCAGGCAGTGGCttgtctctcaccattaagtaatTCACCCATTAAATCAACGCGACTTCATTGAGTGCGGATTTAGCAATAAATACCTTGCGGTCTTACAGTTGCAGTGAAGGGCAGAGCCGGagttgggaaagaaaaaaaaaggaaaaaacaaaactattttgaTCTATCTATGCTTATCTCTATCTTTATATCTATGTAGATACCGCGCGCGCTTACCATCCCTCAGACCTTCCCAACATGGCGGCTTCGGCCGACCTCCCCATCATGGCGCCGGCCCCGCCCGCTCCGTCGCGGCCGCCGGCGGGAGCAGTTCCGGGTGCAGTGAGCGCCAGGGGCGGGCGGGGGGCGGTGTCCTGGCCATGGCCGGCCTGTCGGACTTGGAGCTGCGGCGGGAGCTGCAGGCCCTGGGCTTCCAGCCGGGACCCATCACCGATACCACCCGGGACGTCTACCGCAACAAGCTGCGCCGCCTGCGGGGCGAGGCCCGGCTGCGGGAGGAGACCCGGTCTCGAGGCGAGGAGCGGCTGCGGGAGGAGGCCCGGCTGCGCGAGGAGGCGGCCCCGCGCGCCCGACCCGCCGTGGCCTCTCTGCGGGCGGAGCCCTGGTTCTCCACTCCAGCTTCAGGCTCGGCGTACGCGACCTTTGGGGCCTACGGCGATCTCGGCGCCTCCGCGGCTTCCTGGTCTGGGAGCCGCGGCCTCGCCTATCCCGCCCGCCCTGCCCCGCTCAGACGCCGCGCTTCAGCCCGGGCCAGCTCTGAGGAGGACGAGGACCTCCGGACGCCCAATAGGGCCGCGCCGGGCCCGGGCCTCGGAGTCCGCCGCTGGTGGGCTGCGGCCCCGGCCCCGGCGCGGCTGCCCTCGGCCCTCCTGGGCCCCGACCCGCGCCCGGGCCTGCGGCCGACGCGAGCGGGCCCTGTGGGTGCGGCGCGAGCCCGGCCCGAGGTGGGGCGGCGGCTGGAGCGCTGCCTGTCCCGGCTTCTGTTCTGGGCCAGTCTGGGGCTGCTGCTGGTCTTCCTGGGCATCCTTTGGGTGAAGATGGGCAAGCCCTCGGCGCCGCAGGAGGCGGAGGACAACAGTACGTCCCGGGCCGGCGCAGGGGAGGGTCAAGGGGGCGTGTGTATCCGCCGGAACGACCACCGGTTGGTTCCTCCCAGCGCTGGGCCGCGTACTCCCGGGCCCTGCCAGCTGCCTCTGGCCGTCTTTTCCCCTCCAGACCTACACTTGACTTCCACCAGCTATGGGAGGAGAGGGACGGGTTCCCGTATCTGTAATTTATGTCTTCACTTCCCCCTGTTCTCGTTTTCTGCCCTAGCCTTCCTTTCTAATCAACTCCCTTTCAACCACATGCTGAGAGTAATCTTCATCTGTAGTTACTTTTACCCCCAACTTTTGATTTTCCCTCTTTCAGAGAAAACCACACCCCCTTTTTCCAGACATGTCCACCccatccctttttagttctttctctccttttgatcTCTTGCTCATGCACAAAGTAGTACCCATTTAAGGGCACCCGAGATTTCACAGGCCACAGATGGGATCTGGTTGGGGTCCCAGTTTCGCAGCACCAGAAAGGCCACCTGCTCCACTTCTTTGGACCACAGAACTTagtttctcaaaaggagattATGGTAGCCCGGCCTGTGAGACAGGTGTGGAAGGACCTTCCAAAGAGTTTAAACATGTAAAGGAGAGACATTATTGCTTGCAGCACCCTCATAGAGTGTGTTAGGAGAGGGTCCCGTGATTCAAGGACATTCCAGCCATGCTTCCCTTCACATTTAGCTACATGATTAGGCATGCTAATAAGAAGTCTGCAAAATACACTATGTCTCCTGGATGGCTGAGGATTTGTGTGTTTCCTGAAAGGGATTTCCCCTCCAGGTAATGGTGGGCTCTAGTCCAACAGGAAACAACATAGAgatcatttccttttaaatttaagtATAAAGTGACACTAGTTCAccaaattttaataatctttgtGAAGCATGATGATCAATTCAGTGTGATTAATACTGACTGTTCCCAGCCTGGAGCCAAGGCCACATCTTTCCGCGTCTTAACAAGAACAGCCAAAACACAGGAAAAAGTTAAATTATGCCTTAGCTGTTGAGGCAGATGGATGTTTGGGTGTATGAACAAGCTTGTGGGGACAGGGATCACAAACTTGTGCAGATATCCAAATAATTTCTCGACTATGAGAGCAGTTTATCAACCATGTGAATAGTTTATCGACCTGCTAGAGAAATTAAGCAGACTCAGGAGTATCATGGCACTGTACTGGTTCTGCAACTATACTGATGAAATCAAACAGTATCACAATTGTGCTCACTTCTAGATGCTTTAAGCCAACCACTGTTGCATATATACTAGAATTTACCTGGAGTTCCCTTTGCATGATGGGATTGATCCCTGTTTAACATATTGTCTGTAATTTACAAACTAAATTGTCTGTATGTTGTCTTGTTTAAGCCTAACTCCTTGAGTTAAGCAGGGAAGACTTTTATTAACCCTTATTTTACACTTAAGGAATCAGAGGTTTAGAGTGGTTGAGTTGTCCTAGAGCCCATAACTAATTATTTTCAGCTGGGATCAGGACCCAGATGTTCTTTTTCTTGATCCAGGGTTGGAAAACCCTAATAGTTTACTGTGtccatttttaaagtactttattTAGATGACATCTTCAATCCCCACCCTTGTGTTGGTAATGTTTTACTTCTGCATTTCGAGAGGGGTCTCTTTTATCCCTTTCCTCAACCCAAACTTTTAatcttctttgtgtttcttttcttggTCTCAGTGAAATTATTGCCAGTGGACTGTGAAGGAAAAGCAGATGAGGTGAGTTTGAGTTTCTCTGGCTTTTATTATTCCTCCCAAGGATGTTGGCCTCCATCAGGAGGTAAACTTTCCCAGAAAAAGATCATACTAGGATCATTTTCAGGGAGTACTTCCTGTAATGTACCAGAACCACATCATGTTCTGTGATGTTTGTGTCAGACTCAACTGTGGCAGCGAAAGAATACTTGAAATACGGAGAACTGGATTCCCCAAGAGCCAACCCTGGGCTTGTTGGAGAAGCTCTCCCATCAACTGTAGCATCAGGACTTTGATCTGCCTGTGTCAGTCTAGGAGAATGCAGTAGGTTGTTGTCAAAGGACCGCTGAAACTCCCTGGCTTCAGCAGGAAAGGCTAGCAATTTTTAAGCATCAGGAGGCCAGGCTTTCAATTCCACTTTCTCCTCTCCAGGGCCCAGAAGTGTATCTGTGGCTCTGAAAATGCTGTTCTGATCTGAAACATCATAGGGGGTTTGTTTAAAATACGTCCTGAGTAGAAGTAGCCCTTTTAGTCTATGTttagatttgtttttttgttttttgtttttttttgaaactttaaTGTTCCCTACAAATAATATTTGGGGAAGCCAAGCAGTCCCATTCATTTATGAGTCATGAAGGCAGCATTAACGAGATGATGGGATGTGCAGTACTTAGCGATCGTCTGGGGAAGATACGAGGCAGTAAATTTTCAGGTCATAAATCCTACCAGGAGGAGTTTTTTGCTGCCAGAGGGCATGACTTAGTAGTCTAATTATTGAGTGTGCAATGCCAGGCCTCCCCAAGCCCTCAGTTAACAGCTCTGGAGGCTGGAAAAGGAAATGGCGCGTGGTCATCTTGGACACCCCTTCACTAACCCTTACCCAAGTTAATGAGGGGGCATCCTGGTGCAGATAACCGGTTTTATTTCTTGTTGGCCTCTGATGTATTTTATTACATTCATTTATTGTATTCATCTACCAAATATCTTTGCTTCCCAATTGTTTTGTAAAAACACATCATAATAAGTTTAAGCtccctttcttcataaaaatccCAGCTGATGATTAGAGGAAGTGGCCCAGGAACATAGGCAGCCAGAGGAGAAACTAGAGTTTtgaagactgaaaagaaaaacagagaaaggtaaTTTTGTTGTTAAGACTTCTCTGGTGATGCTAGTTGTGCTAGTCTTTAACTAGAAAAGGGTTCCCTGGTTTTTATTTCCTGGTCCTTCACATCTCCTAATACATCAGACCCACCACCAAATGTCAGGTTagccccctttccctcccctgAGCTGGACACCCGATGCTCACAGCCCCCCTGAGTGAGCCCTGACAGGTCCGGGCCAGGTACCCACCAAAGGTGTGCCCAGAGAGCAGGCTGGCACCCAGCACCTGCCACATGGGGCTGCAGACCCTGGATAATTTAGGAGCTTCGGGGTTCAAAACCACATCAAACATTGAAAGGCAGGGTCTGGGGCCATATTGCAGTATTCACTGAGCTGTGATTCATAGGATGCTTGGCCTTGGAGGGTGAGCACCGGAACAAGtagtttcttggctatttgtaaGGCCCTTGCTGAAAGTCTAATGCCTTGTGTGGCTCCAGGCTCACCCAGAACTCAGAAGGGCCTTTGAGTTTCCGGATAAATGTTCTTTCCTTTGCCAGGCATTGATGACTCTGTGAcactttgtgtttttgtttctgtctttgtGCCACTGAGAACGCAGGGACAGGCTGGGAGTGAGTGGGTGTGTTGTCTTAATCAGGCCGTCTCGGTTGTTTGGCACCTTCTGTGCTGTTTCCTTTTAAGTGGTATCAGCCCTGCTTTGTCTACGTGTCCATGAGTTTGGAACAATGTTAATTTCTACTGCTTTTTTCTGGTGGTGACAGATGCTTGTtgtagaatatttgaaaaatttaaaaaaacagaaaaatcacctGTGATTCTGCCACCTATTGATAATCATTAACACATTTCTTTGCCATCTTACCTTTCTGGGTATGTATGTTTATAGAATTGGGATCTCAATGTAAATTCAGTtacatttaacatttattatcAATATTTCCTGTGtcatttcacattcttttttttttttttttttttttgggttgtccatttgctttttttttttttatcatcattttattgagatatattcacataccacgcagtcatacaaaacaaattgtactttcgattgtttacagtaccattacatagttgtacattcatcacctaaatcaatccctgacaccttcattagcacacacacaaaaataacaagaataataattagagtgaaaaagagcaattgaagtaaaaaagaacactgggtacctttatctgtttgtttgcttcccctacttttctacacatccatccataaactagacaaagtggagtttggtccttatggcattcccaatcccactgtcacccctcataagctacatttttatacaactgtcttcgagattcatgggttctgggttgtagtttaaaagtttcaggtatccaccaccagctaccccaattctttagaacctaaaaaaggttgtctaaagtgtgcgtaagagtgcccaccagagtgatctctcggctcgttttggaatctctctgccactgaagcttatttcatttcctttcacatcccccttttggtcaagaagatgttctccatcccacgatgccgggtctacattcctccccgggagtcatattccacgttgccagggagattcacttccctgggtgtctgatcccacgtaggggggagggcagtgatttcacctttcaagttggcttagccagagagagagggccacatctgagcaacaaagaggcattcaggaggagactcttaggcacaaatacagggaggcctagcctctcctttgcagcaaccgtcttcccaagggtaaaacttatggtagagggctcaacccatcaaaccaccagtcccctatgtctgtggtcatgttagcaaccatggaggtggggtaggagaatacccctgcattctccacaggctcctcaagggggcactacatcttttttttttttttttccttgtttgtctttttctttttttttttttttaactttcccttcttttttaaatcaactgtatgaaaaaaaagttaaaaagaaaacaaacatacaataaaagaacatttcaaagagaccataacaagggagtaagaaaaagacaactaacctaagataactgcttaacttccaacatgttcctactttaccccaagaaagttacataatatagcaacatttcagtgaacttgttcctactacatccatcagaaattaacagaccatagtcatttctgggcatccccagaacgttaaatagcttatctgttcttcttggattattgttcccccttccttaattgctctctactgctagttcccctacattctacattataaaccatttgttttacatttttcaaagttcacattagtggtagcatataatatttctctttttgtgcctggcttatttcgctcagcattatgtcttcaaggttcatccatgttgtcatatgtttcatgagatcgttccttcttactgccgcgtagtactccatcgtgtgtatataccacattttatttatccactcatctgttgaaggacatttgggttgtttccatctcttggcaattgtgaataatgctgctatgaacattggcgtgcagatatctgttcgtgtcactgctttccgatcttccgggtatataccaagaagtgcaatcgctggatcgaatggtagctctatatctagttttctaaggaactgccagactgacttccagagtggctgaaccattatacagtcccaccaacaatgaataagagttccaatttctccacatcccctccagcatttgtagtttcctgtttgtttaatggcagccattctagtcggtgttagatggtatctcattgtggtcttaatttgcatctctctaatagctagtgaagctgaacattttttcatgtgtttcttggccatttgtatttcctcttcagagaactgtcttttcatatcttttgcccattttataattgggctgtctgtactattgtcattgagttgtaggatttctttgtatatgcaagatatcagtcttttgtcagatacatggtttccaaaaattttttcccattgagttgcctgcctctttacctttttgagaaattcctttgaggtgcagaaacttctaagcttgaggagttcccatttatctattttctcttttgttgcttgtgctttgggtgtaaagtctaggaagtggccgcctaatacaaggtcttgaagatgttttcctacattatcttctaggagttttatggtactttcttttatattgagatctttggtccattttgagttaatttttgtgtagggggtgaggtaggggtcctctttcattcttttggatatggatatccaactctcccagccccatttgttgaaaagaccattatgactcagttcggtgact includes the following:
- the LEMD2 gene encoding LEM domain-containing protein 2 isoform X1, with amino-acid sequence MAGLSDLELRRELQALGFQPGPITDTTRDVYRNKLRRLRGEARLREETRSRGEERLREEARLREEAAPRARPAVASLRAEPWFSTPASGSAYATFGAYGDLGASAASWSGSRGLAYPARPAPLRRRASARASSEEDEDLRTPNRAAPGPGLGVRRWWAAAPAPARLPSALLGPDPRPGLRPTRAGPVGAARARPEVGRRLERCLSRLLFWASLGLLLVFLGILWVKMGKPSAPQEAEDNMKLLPVDCEGKADEFCQAKQKAALLELLHELYNFLAIQAGNFECGNPEKLKSKCIPVTEAQEYISNVTGSPLDKFEAALTWILSSNKDVGIWLKGEDPTELVTTVDKVVCLESARPRMGVGCRLSRALLTAITNVLIFFWCLAFLWGLLILLKYRWRKLEEEEQAMYEMVKKIIDVVQDHYVDWEQDMERYPYVGILHVRDTLIPPQSRRRMKRVWDRAVEFLASNESRIQTESHRVAGEDMLVWRWTKPSSFSDSER
- the LEMD2 gene encoding LEM domain-containing protein 2 isoform X3, which encodes MAGLSDLELRRELQALGFQPGPITDTTRDVYRNKLRRLRGEARLREETRSRGEERLREEARLREEAAPRARPAVASLRAEPWFSTPASGSAYATFGAYGDLGASAASWSGSRGLAYPARPAPLRRRASARASSEEDEDLRTPNRAAPGPGLGVRRWWAAAPAPARLPSALLGPDPRPGLRPTRAGPVGAARARPEVGRRLERCLSRLLFWASLGLLLVFLGILWVKMGKPSAPQEAEDNMKLLPVDCEGKADEFCQAKQKAALLELLHELYNFLAIQAGNFECGNPEKLKSKCIPVTEAQEYISNVTGSPLDKFEAALTWILSSNKDVGIWLKGEDPTELVTTVDKVVCLESARPRMGVGCRLSRALLTAITNVLIFFWAGDLQLPGEAASLRPQLGVAPSSGSARDSLCSRLQGEGTVWGFGLILLPEKCKHLLGSC
- the LEMD2 gene encoding LEM domain-containing protein 2 isoform X2; protein product: MAGLSDLELRRELQALGFQPGPITDTTRDVYRNKLRRLRGEARLREETRSRGEERLREEARLREEAAPRARPAVASLRAEPWFSTPASGSAYATFGAYGDLGASAASWSGSRGLAYPARPAPLRRRASARASSEEDEDLRTPNRAAPGPGLGVRRWWAAAPAPARLPSALLGPDPRPGLRPTRAGPVGAARARPEVGRRLERCLSRLLFWASLGLLLVFLGILWVKMGKPSAPQEAEDNMKLLPVDCEGKADEFCQAKQKAALLELLHELYNFLAIQAGNFECGNPEKLKSKCIPVTEAQEYISNVTGSPLDKFEAALTWILSSNKDVGIWLKGEDPTELVTTVDKVVCLESARPRMGVGCRLSRALLTAITNVLIFFWCLAFLWGLLILLKYRWRKLEEEEQAMYEMVKKIIDVVQDHYVDWEQDMERYPYVGILHVRDTLIPPQSRSWRLTASHPLNKFHLDLGALFPLCKKGTLRPACLSAVR